From the Hymenobacter yonginensis genome, one window contains:
- a CDS encoding T9SS type A sorting domain-containing protein, with protein MKSLLPVAAGILALFSSSGAVAQQAIPNGTLETWSQRGLFESPQSWLTFDDIISALVGPLPFSTNTTVKSTDKRGGSFAAKLETQNFQDNFPGVLLLGTRIGNTNTLGGGIPYTNRPANLQFYYKMTGPAADSAGVQVALFKTVNGNPEIVADAFQILAPQAGYTLVTLPLTYRRADTPDTLQIFFASGLANNITAGTALFIDDVSLTGTVQAAKNPALDAALTVYPNPSPSGEFRLSSVANPAVATAPYTLSDATGRVVRTATAAPLGTAGGRPVDLRGLPAGVYLLQLNTPDGPVTRKLIR; from the coding sequence ATGAAATCTTTATTACCCGTTGCGGCCGGTATTCTGGCCTTGTTCAGCAGCAGCGGCGCCGTGGCGCAGCAGGCGATTCCGAATGGCACCCTCGAAACCTGGAGCCAGCGTGGGCTTTTCGAGTCGCCTCAATCGTGGCTGACGTTCGACGATATCATTTCAGCGCTGGTGGGGCCGCTGCCTTTTTCCACCAACACTACGGTAAAGTCCACGGATAAGCGCGGCGGCAGTTTTGCAGCCAAACTGGAGACGCAGAACTTTCAGGATAATTTCCCTGGTGTTCTGTTGCTCGGCACGCGCATTGGCAACACCAATACGCTTGGTGGCGGTATTCCCTATACCAACCGGCCAGCCAATCTGCAGTTCTATTACAAAATGACTGGCCCGGCAGCTGACTCGGCTGGGGTTCAGGTAGCACTTTTCAAAACGGTCAACGGCAACCCCGAAATCGTAGCTGATGCCTTCCAGATTCTGGCGCCTCAGGCCGGCTACACCTTAGTAACCCTGCCCCTCACCTACCGCCGCGCCGATACGCCGGATACGCTGCAGATATTTTTTGCTTCTGGCTTGGCCAACAACATCACCGCCGGCACCGCGCTGTTCATCGACGACGTGAGCCTGACCGGTACCGTGCAGGCGGCCAAAAACCCAGCCCTCGACGCGGCCCTCACGGTATATCCCAACCCCAGCCCCAGCGGCGAATTCCGGCTGTCGTCGGTGGCAAATCCAGCGGTGGCTACTGCCCCCTACACCCTCTCCGACGCCACGGGCCGGGTGGTGCGCACGGCCACTGCCGCGCCGCTGGGCACGGCTGGCGGCCGCCCCGTAGACCTGCGTGGCCTGCCAGCCGGCGTCTACCTGCTCCAACTCAACACCCCCGACGGCCCTGTTACGCGCAAGCTTATCCGCTAA
- a CDS encoding FkbM family methyltransferase has protein sequence MSVSARLRAQAQQRLATSLYRNARSRALFTQAGVALKESRVSFRQFFSWSSPVSSGLRSLKYVLVALLRLPLGRSVRLSYGYTGEDRLIESLLKPLVTHNGFYVEVGCNEPRFISNTFLLYRRGWRGICIDANEKLIRKFGRIRPRDQAVCAFVSHEPEPLTYLEFSNNVLSTADPQYVPQYLAQGEEIERTRQVQPRTLTAILQECHAPARFDLLTIDAEEFDLSVLESLDFAAYRPRLVMVEAEDFDPLHPLQHPISTFLLARNYRFKGSILKNLYFLDEAA, from the coding sequence ATGTCGGTTTCTGCTCGTCTGCGAGCTCAGGCACAACAGCGCCTAGCTACCTCCCTGTACCGTAATGCCCGCTCCCGGGCCCTGTTCACCCAGGCCGGCGTAGCCCTTAAGGAAAGCCGCGTGAGCTTCCGGCAGTTCTTTTCGTGGTCGAGCCCGGTTTCCTCGGGTTTGCGCAGCCTGAAATATGTGCTGGTAGCCCTGCTACGCCTGCCGCTGGGGCGCAGCGTGCGGCTGAGCTACGGCTACACCGGCGAAGACCGCCTGATTGAGTCGCTGCTCAAGCCCCTGGTGACCCACAACGGGTTCTACGTGGAGGTTGGCTGCAACGAGCCCCGCTTCATTTCCAACACGTTTCTGCTGTACCGGCGCGGCTGGCGCGGCATCTGCATCGATGCCAATGAAAAGCTGATCCGCAAATTCGGCCGCATCCGCCCCCGCGACCAGGCTGTGTGCGCCTTTGTGTCGCACGAGCCCGAGCCGCTGACGTACCTGGAGTTCAGTAACAACGTGCTGTCGACGGCCGACCCGCAGTACGTGCCGCAGTATCTGGCGCAGGGCGAGGAGATTGAGCGCACGCGGCAGGTGCAGCCCCGCACGCTCACGGCCATCCTGCAGGAGTGCCACGCGCCCGCCCGCTTCGATTTGCTCACGATAGACGCTGAGGAGTTCGACCTTTCTGTGCTGGAATCCCTGGATTTCGCGGCCTACCGGCCCCGGCTGGTGATGGTGGAGGCCGAGGATTTCGACCCGCTGCATCCGCTGCAGCACCCCATCAGCACGTTTCTGCTGGCCCGCAACTACCGCTTCAAAGGCAGCATCCTCAAGAACCTGTACTTCCTCGACGAGGCGGCTTAA
- a CDS encoding M15 family metallopeptidase, with product MTEPTPAGPRVLSAAEYRQLVQRHPDHALVNLAEVVPGLRLDIRYATPHNLLGAPLYAHAAALLARPAALDLMRVQAALAQHGAGLLVYDAYRPYRATVRLWEKVQDEQYAAPPWRGSRHNRGASLDVGLVDLATGRPLPMPTDFDDLTPAAHTAYEPVSAPARRHRAWLLAAMSAHGFVNYPGEWWHFDHHRWAEFDLLDVPLEAL from the coding sequence ATGACTGAGCCGACTCCCGCCGGCCCGCGCGTGCTCAGCGCCGCCGAGTACCGCCAGCTGGTGCAGCGCCACCCCGACCACGCCCTGGTGAACCTGGCGGAGGTGGTGCCGGGCCTGCGCTTAGATATCCGCTACGCTACGCCCCACAACCTGCTGGGCGCGCCGCTCTACGCCCACGCCGCCGCGCTGCTGGCCCGGCCCGCCGCCCTGGATCTGATGCGAGTGCAGGCTGCCCTGGCCCAACACGGCGCCGGCCTGCTCGTGTACGACGCCTACCGGCCCTACCGCGCCACGGTGCGCCTCTGGGAAAAAGTGCAGGACGAGCAGTACGCCGCCCCGCCCTGGCGCGGCTCCCGCCACAACCGCGGCGCCAGCCTTGACGTGGGCCTCGTGGACCTGGCCACCGGCCGCCCGCTGCCCATGCCCACCGATTTCGACGACCTGACGCCCGCCGCCCACACCGCCTACGAGCCCGTTTCCGCGCCGGCCCGCCGCCACCGGGCCTGGCTGCTGGCCGCCATGAGCGCGCACGGCTTCGTCAATTATCCGGGCGAGTGGTGGCACTTCGACCACCACCGCTGGGCGGAGTTCGACTTGCTGGACGTGCCGCTGGAAGCGCTGTAG
- a CDS encoding esterase/lipase family protein has product MTEQPSLPEPSAPSSSTPGALPPPDAVPAAAGPPAPTDDPPAGQELPDAAPSRWKRAIRAVGRAATVPFNTAGFLYRTGQENIHFTLPVLNGAFGDQLAERQDRRAIRMSFRRHAADVPVSALRLTPGTKGPRKVVVFLHGLMGDEVIWQAGSGEGGLRYGPRLQQEAGVVCLYVRYNTGLHISQNGQLLHALLTELLEAYPDAIGRLSLVGHSMGGLVIRSAGYYAAQAAVAVTGISWLTHLQDVFLLGVPNDGSFLEQNSHFTSVVLRKINLRPTRFISGLIDKRSNGIKDLRHAILVDDDWQDPHADDLFPPRTLVPPLPGVRYHVLVGSLLKSANSALHDYFGDGLVGAGSALGRVFGDPALPPEQQISTRVFPKLHHGTLLSNPEVYQYLRDRLQ; this is encoded by the coding sequence GTGACCGAACAACCGTCCCTGCCCGAGCCGTCGGCTCCTTCCTCCTCTACCCCGGGCGCCCTGCCCCCACCCGACGCCGTCCCCGCGGCCGCCGGCCCGCCCGCCCCCACCGACGACCCGCCGGCCGGACAGGAGCTGCCGGACGCGGCGCCGTCGCGCTGGAAGCGGGCCATCCGGGCGGTGGGGCGGGCCGCTACGGTACCGTTCAACACGGCTGGCTTTCTCTACCGCACGGGGCAGGAAAATATCCACTTCACACTGCCGGTGCTCAACGGGGCCTTCGGCGACCAGCTGGCCGAGCGCCAGGACCGCCGGGCCATCCGGATGAGCTTCCGCCGCCACGCCGCCGATGTGCCAGTGTCGGCGCTACGCCTCACGCCCGGCACCAAAGGGCCGCGCAAAGTGGTGGTATTTCTGCACGGCCTCATGGGCGACGAGGTGATCTGGCAGGCCGGCTCGGGCGAAGGCGGCCTGCGCTACGGCCCGCGTCTGCAGCAGGAAGCCGGCGTGGTGTGCCTCTACGTGCGCTACAACACCGGCCTGCACATCTCCCAGAACGGCCAGCTGCTCCACGCCCTGCTCACGGAGCTGCTCGAAGCCTACCCCGACGCCATCGGCCGGCTTTCGCTGGTGGGACACAGCATGGGCGGGCTGGTTATTCGGTCGGCGGGCTATTATGCGGCCCAAGCGGCAGTGGCGGTAACCGGCATTTCGTGGCTCACGCACCTGCAGGACGTGTTTCTGCTGGGCGTGCCCAACGACGGCTCGTTTCTGGAGCAGAACAGCCACTTCACGTCGGTGGTGCTGCGCAAAATCAACCTGCGCCCCACCCGCTTCATCAGTGGCCTGATTGATAAGCGCAGCAACGGCATCAAAGACCTGCGCCACGCCATTCTGGTAGACGACGACTGGCAGGACCCGCATGCCGACGACCTGTTTCCGCCCCGCACACTGGTGCCGCCGCTGCCCGGCGTGCGCTACCACGTGCTGGTGGGCTCCCTGCTGAAATCGGCCAACTCCGCCCTGCACGACTACTTCGGCGACGGCCTTGTGGGGGCCGGCAGCGCCCTGGGCCGTGTATTTGGCGACCCGGCTCTGCCACCCGAGCAGCAGATCAGCACCCGCGTGTTCCCGAAGCTGCACCACGGTACGCTCCTCTCCAACCCTGAGGTGTACCAGTACCTGCGCGACCGGCTGCAATAA
- a CDS encoding T9SS type A sorting domain-containing protein — MKTLLLTVLWLFLFVGMGPVSAQSVPNGGLESWITQGAAEYPANWLTTDAIYSGQGLPLTLGTVTKSTDRNSGSFAAKLESKTVFGVPFPSFLILGSRFVNSNTFGIGGIPFTGRPATLQFWYKLTLSANDSAGVYVALTRGGGPTAQVVGAGAAILPARAGYGQFSLPIGYAAGLAPDSLRLFFLCGTGGVMASSSLWVDDIGLTGAVAATSAPAATQAALSVYPNPSASGEFVLASAQQPAVSTASYRVFNAQGQLIRQQPAAPLNEASGRRVDLRGMPAGVYLLHLSSPAGPLLRKLLIP; from the coding sequence ATGAAAACGCTACTCCTTACTGTTCTTTGGCTGTTTCTTTTCGTTGGAATGGGGCCGGTTTCGGCCCAGAGTGTGCCCAACGGGGGCCTGGAAAGCTGGATCACCCAGGGCGCCGCCGAATACCCCGCCAACTGGCTGACCACCGACGCCATCTACTCCGGGCAGGGCCTGCCCCTGACGCTGGGCACCGTCACGAAAAGCACCGACCGCAACTCCGGCAGCTTCGCGGCCAAGCTGGAAAGCAAAACAGTATTCGGGGTGCCGTTTCCGTCGTTTCTGATTCTGGGCTCGCGCTTTGTCAATTCCAACACCTTCGGCATCGGCGGCATTCCGTTCACGGGGCGGCCCGCTACGCTGCAGTTCTGGTACAAGCTCACGCTCTCCGCCAACGACTCGGCCGGCGTGTATGTGGCCCTGACCCGGGGCGGCGGCCCTACTGCCCAGGTGGTAGGGGCCGGGGCCGCCATTCTGCCGGCGCGGGCCGGCTACGGCCAGTTTTCGCTGCCAATAGGCTACGCCGCGGGCCTGGCGCCCGACTCACTGCGGCTGTTTTTTCTGTGCGGCACCGGCGGCGTGATGGCCAGCTCCTCGCTGTGGGTGGACGACATTGGGCTGACCGGTGCGGTAGCCGCCACCTCGGCCCCGGCTGCCACGCAGGCCGCCCTCAGTGTCTACCCCAACCCCAGCGCGTCGGGTGAATTTGTGTTGGCTTCAGCGCAGCAGCCCGCGGTGTCCACCGCATCCTACCGGGTGTTTAATGCCCAAGGCCAGCTGATACGGCAGCAACCGGCCGCGCCGCTCAACGAAGCCAGCGGCCGCCGCGTAGATTTACGCGGAATGCCGGCGGGTGTGTATCTTTTGCACCTCAGCTCCCCCGCTGGCCCGCTGCTGCGCAAACTCCTGATTCCGTGA
- a CDS encoding glycoside hydrolase family 10 protein — MFRLFAAGRLALFLLLTSGLLAASCRPATAADTPPKRELRGVWIATVENIDWPSARTLSPEQQRREYIRMLDAQQRNGINAVFVQVRPASDAFYQSSLEPWSKWLTGTQGKAPNPAYDPLPFLIEEAHARGMEFHAWFNPYRATMDTVTHRLAANHPYRQHPEWFIRFSGKLLYNPGLPEVRQYINRVILDVVSRYDIDGVHFDDYFYPYPEANQTIHDEDAFARFNPDNLKLADWRRQNVNLLIRDLHASIQGTKRWVKFGISPFGVWRNQATDPNGSATKAFQGYDGLYADALEWVRQGWVDYLLPQLYWSSNFKVAQYPVLVEWWARNANGRHLYIGHGAYRMLENTKADTTWRNPRELPRQIRFNRTFPAEVGGSVFFSAKSLLANALHTTDSLRQNLFHYPALVPTMPWLDAVPPRPAQGLTLTAALPANILTWQPAPPAADGDLAAYYVIYRFEDGETPTPNDPRRILTVVRPRTGGLLAYTDTAARIGHAYAYYLTAVDRLHNESRPVSVRSTGRPGEIILAQAPAETPAPPAPVATAPVPAAPPVVVPTPRPTATRPAASAGTVTKVKTKVKPKKKRGFFSRIFGGR; from the coding sequence ATGTTCCGACTGTTTGCCGCTGGCCGCCTCGCTCTTTTTCTGCTTTTGACTTCCGGCCTGCTGGCCGCCTCCTGCCGCCCCGCCACCGCCGCCGATACGCCGCCCAAGCGCGAGCTGCGCGGCGTCTGGATTGCCACGGTGGAAAACATCGACTGGCCCAGCGCCCGCACCCTCTCGCCGGAGCAGCAGCGCCGCGAGTACATCCGCATGCTCGATGCCCAGCAGCGCAACGGCATCAATGCCGTGTTTGTGCAGGTGCGGCCCGCGTCGGATGCCTTCTACCAAAGCAGCCTTGAGCCCTGGAGCAAGTGGCTGACCGGCACTCAGGGCAAAGCGCCCAACCCCGCCTACGACCCGCTGCCCTTCCTGATTGAGGAAGCCCACGCCCGCGGCATGGAGTTCCACGCCTGGTTCAACCCCTACCGGGCCACCATGGACACCGTGACGCACCGGCTGGCCGCCAATCACCCATACCGCCAGCATCCGGAGTGGTTTATCCGCTTTTCGGGCAAGCTGCTCTACAACCCCGGCCTGCCGGAAGTGCGCCAGTACATCAACCGCGTGATTCTGGACGTGGTCAGCCGCTACGACATCGACGGCGTGCACTTCGACGATTACTTCTACCCATATCCCGAAGCCAACCAGACCATCCACGACGAGGACGCCTTCGCCCGCTTCAACCCCGACAACCTGAAGCTGGCCGACTGGCGCCGCCAGAATGTGAACCTGCTCATCCGCGACCTGCACGCCTCCATCCAGGGCACCAAGCGCTGGGTGAAGTTCGGCATCTCGCCCTTCGGCGTGTGGCGCAACCAAGCCACCGACCCCAACGGCTCGGCCACTAAAGCCTTCCAGGGCTACGATGGCCTCTATGCCGACGCGCTGGAGTGGGTGCGCCAGGGCTGGGTTGACTACCTGCTGCCGCAGCTCTACTGGAGCTCCAATTTCAAGGTGGCGCAGTATCCGGTGCTGGTGGAGTGGTGGGCGCGCAACGCCAACGGCCGCCACCTCTACATCGGGCACGGCGCCTACCGCATGCTGGAAAACACCAAGGCCGACACCACCTGGCGTAACCCGCGCGAGCTGCCCCGCCAGATTCGCTTCAACCGCACGTTCCCGGCCGAAGTGGGCGGCAGCGTGTTCTTCAGCGCGAAGTCGTTGCTTGCCAACGCGCTGCATACTACCGACTCGCTGCGACAAAACCTGTTCCATTATCCAGCGCTGGTGCCCACCATGCCCTGGCTGGATGCTGTGCCGCCCCGCCCGGCCCAGGGCCTGACCCTCACGGCCGCGCTGCCCGCCAACATCCTCACCTGGCAGCCCGCCCCGCCCGCCGCCGACGGCGACCTGGCGGCGTACTACGTCATCTACCGCTTCGAGGACGGCGAAACGCCCACCCCCAACGACCCGCGCCGCATCCTGACCGTGGTGCGCCCCCGTACCGGCGGCCTGCTGGCCTACACCGACACCGCGGCCCGCATCGGCCACGCCTATGCCTACTACCTCACGGCCGTGGATAGGCTGCACAACGAAAGCCGCCCCGTGAGCGTGCGCAGCACCGGCCGCCCCGGCGAAATCATTTTGGCCCAGGCCCCCGCCGAAACGCCCGCGCCACCCGCTCCGGTAGCCACCGCGCCAGTGCCGGCGGCCCCGCCCGTAGTGGTGCCCACGCCGCGCCCAACGGCCACGCGCCCCGCCGCTTCCGCCGGCACCGTCACGAAGGTGAAAACCAAAGTCAAGCCCAAGAAAAAGCGCGGCTTCTTCAGCCGGATATTTGGCGGCCGGTAG
- a CDS encoding T9SS type A sorting domain-containing protein, with the protein MKCNNFFEKANGLRKCIKQIARSLNRWTLGSAYLMALTGCLLMSLTTQAQNTPTKIWDRISGGNQNDTPSAMVATRDGGCLIGGTAYSGATGNKTQPSRGRSDYWLVKLDAAGTKQWDRRYGGDNIELLQSLHPTVDGGYLLGGESYSNNSGDKTAANPQTDGSAFWVVKIDSVGNLLWDATILGSGAQGLCAMIDTQEGSHLLAGSYVLRAEYEYNITKLTNEGVYEWNRSYGGSDDDMLKAVYRTRDAGFLLAGYSKSPVSGEKTQPSRGNDDYWLLKVDAFGRPEWDRTYGGPGIDQLSSLVPTADGGFLLGGTSTSGVGGEHSQPSRGGRDYWVVKIDSLGAKQWDRRFGGSADDKLTALLPLGSNAFLLGGTSVSGASGDKTQSSWGREDYWLVAIDAQGTLQWNQRYGADDIDELQAMALIKDGHVAISGYSTSGRNGDKSNFNFGIANYWTLKLRLATPLATSASIGDRVLMIYPNPAHQQMTVLLPSAPVPSGTIHLRDMVGRLIAQRPVTALERQQGQVLLSVGQLPAGMYQVQLVSKEQPAFTSRIAVQ; encoded by the coding sequence ATGAAATGCAATAATTTTTTCGAGAAAGCCAATGGCTTGCGCAAATGCATCAAGCAGATAGCACGTTCCCTAAATCGATGGACGTTAGGTAGTGCATATTTGATGGCACTTACAGGATGCCTTTTGATGAGTCTGACGACCCAGGCGCAAAACACTCCTACTAAAATTTGGGACCGAATTTCGGGTGGAAATCAAAACGATACACCATCAGCAATGGTGGCCACTCGGGATGGGGGCTGCCTGATTGGTGGGACGGCATACTCTGGAGCGACCGGTAACAAAACCCAGCCGAGCCGGGGTAGAAGTGATTACTGGCTGGTAAAGCTTGATGCAGCCGGTACAAAACAGTGGGACCGGCGCTATGGCGGAGACAACATAGAACTACTGCAGAGTCTGCACCCTACGGTAGATGGGGGGTATTTGCTCGGCGGCGAGTCTTATTCCAATAATAGCGGTGATAAAACCGCTGCCAACCCGCAAACGGATGGTTCTGCTTTTTGGGTCGTGAAAATAGATTCAGTAGGCAACTTGCTGTGGGATGCCACTATTCTTGGTAGTGGCGCGCAAGGGCTGTGCGCTATGATAGATACGCAGGAGGGCAGTCATCTACTGGCTGGTTCTTACGTGTTGCGTGCTGAATATGAATACAATATAACGAAACTAACCAATGAGGGCGTGTACGAATGGAATCGTTCCTATGGGGGCTCTGACGACGATATGCTCAAAGCCGTATATCGCACCCGGGATGCGGGATTCCTGTTGGCGGGCTACTCTAAGTCGCCGGTAAGTGGAGAGAAAACCCAGCCCAGCCGGGGCAACGATGACTACTGGCTGCTGAAAGTTGATGCCTTTGGGCGCCCGGAATGGGACCGTACCTACGGCGGACCGGGTATCGATCAGCTCAGCAGTCTGGTGCCCACGGCTGATGGAGGATTCCTGCTGGGCGGAACCTCCACCTCCGGTGTAGGAGGAGAGCACAGCCAGCCCAGTCGTGGTGGCCGCGACTACTGGGTGGTGAAGATTGACTCGCTGGGAGCCAAGCAATGGGACCGGCGCTTTGGTGGCAGTGCTGACGATAAGCTGACGGCCTTGCTACCCTTGGGCTCCAATGCCTTCCTGTTAGGCGGCACGTCAGTTTCGGGCGCATCTGGTGACAAAACGCAGTCTTCGTGGGGACGGGAAGACTACTGGCTGGTCGCAATTGATGCGCAAGGCACCCTGCAGTGGAACCAGCGCTATGGCGCCGATGATATTGACGAACTACAGGCAATGGCCCTCATCAAGGATGGCCATGTAGCAATCAGTGGCTATTCCACGTCTGGCCGCAATGGCGACAAGTCAAATTTCAACTTCGGCATTGCCAACTACTGGACCCTGAAACTGCGCTTAGCAACTCCGTTAGCCACATCCGCTTCCATCGGTGACAGAGTGCTAATGATATATCCTAATCCGGCGCATCAGCAAATGACTGTGCTGCTGCCGTCGGCACCAGTGCCAAGCGGCACTATCCACCTGCGCGATATGGTGGGGCGCCTCATTGCGCAACGGCCCGTAACCGCACTGGAGCGGCAACAGGGCCAGGTGCTCTTATCTGTTGGGCAACTTCCAGCGGGAATGTACCAAGTCCAACTAGTTTCTAAGGAACAACCCGCATTCACCAGTCGAATCGCGGTCCAGTAG
- a CDS encoding serine hydrolase, which produces MRAFVFSLTAAAALLVPAGPATAQRGRNPLTELLQADTARFGRILRDPAAYRVQILYTQINRDGRGRPHFRTFRYGAPATQYFYPASTVKLPAAALALQKMRTLRAQVPELGAASPLRIDTAFAGQTAVLRDTTARSGRASIGQYIRKVLLVSDNDAFNRLYEFVGQQELNEQLRRRGLPETRLIHRLSVGDQEPGSRHTNPLAFYADTTLSRPLYVQPAAYNAQPLPPLPATDFRIGRGYMQGGRAVDGQENTVLVPEPLDLGSKNYFPLAEQQQVLRALLFPEAVPASQRFALAEADYRFLHRYLSMLPRESQAPRYDVAHFPDTYAKFLLGGGGIAPLPPGVRVFNKIGQAYGFLIDNAYVVDLERNVEFLLSAVIYTNSDGILNDDKYDYDTIGFPFLRDLGQAVLRYEQQRPRRHAPDLGRFRLDYRATPTDDAP; this is translated from the coding sequence ATGAGGGCTTTTGTTTTTTCGCTGACTGCCGCCGCCGCGCTGCTGGTGCCGGCCGGGCCGGCTACAGCCCAGCGCGGCCGCAACCCGCTTACGGAGCTGCTGCAGGCCGATACGGCCCGTTTCGGCCGCATCCTGCGCGACCCGGCCGCTTACCGCGTACAGATCTTATACACCCAGATCAACCGCGACGGGCGCGGGCGGCCGCACTTCCGCACTTTCCGCTACGGGGCGCCGGCCACTCAGTATTTCTACCCGGCCAGCACCGTGAAGCTGCCGGCCGCCGCGCTGGCGCTGCAGAAGATGCGCACCCTGCGCGCCCAGGTGCCGGAGCTGGGCGCCGCCTCGCCGCTACGCATCGACACCGCGTTTGCCGGCCAGACCGCCGTACTGCGCGACACCACCGCCCGGAGCGGGCGCGCCAGCATCGGACAGTATATCCGCAAGGTGCTGCTGGTGAGTGATAATGACGCCTTTAACCGGCTCTATGAGTTTGTGGGGCAGCAGGAGCTGAACGAGCAGCTGCGCCGCCGCGGCCTGCCCGAAACGCGCCTGATTCATCGGCTTTCCGTCGGCGACCAGGAGCCGGGCTCGCGCCACACCAACCCGCTGGCTTTCTACGCCGATACCACCCTGAGCCGGCCGCTCTACGTGCAGCCCGCTGCCTACAACGCCCAGCCGCTGCCGCCGCTGCCCGCCACCGATTTCCGGATCGGGCGCGGCTACATGCAGGGCGGGCGCGCCGTGGACGGGCAGGAAAACACAGTGCTGGTGCCCGAGCCGCTGGATCTGGGCAGCAAAAACTATTTCCCGCTGGCAGAGCAACAGCAGGTGCTGCGGGCGCTGCTGTTTCCGGAGGCCGTGCCGGCCAGCCAGCGGTTTGCGCTGGCCGAGGCCGACTACCGCTTCCTGCACCGCTACCTCTCCATGCTGCCCCGCGAAAGCCAGGCCCCGCGCTACGACGTGGCCCATTTCCCCGACACCTACGCCAAGTTTCTGCTGGGCGGCGGCGGTATCGCGCCGCTGCCGCCGGGCGTGCGGGTGTTCAATAAAATCGGGCAGGCGTATGGCTTCCTGATTGACAACGCCTACGTCGTGGACCTGGAGCGCAACGTGGAGTTCCTGCTTTCGGCCGTCATCTACACCAACTCCGACGGCATCCTCAACGACGACAAGTACGACTACGATACCATCGGCTTTCCGTTTCTGCGCGACCTGGGCCAGGCCGTGCTGCGCTACGAGCAGCAGCGTCCCCGCCGCCACGCCCCCGACCTTGGCCGCTTCCGCCTCGACTACCGCGCCACTCCCACCGACGACGCCCCATGA
- a CDS encoding rhomboid family intramembrane serine protease: MEIPAPESPFAHKTDAELLHLARQAARYPAVGAAAVQELQRRGLIPAELPAAAAGPPPASPVAEPEGSTLRQAARLVQAVFRPRRGYFVTPLLLLANLLAYGAMGVLGGVNLLAPAGSDLIAWGSNFSGLVVAEPWRLLSGTFLHGGPAHLFLNLSALLLLGLMAEAKAESLRWLLVYLLSGVGGSLASLWWHSQGVNSVGASGAIFGLYGLVLALLLGRGAALSRQERAGLLGLLLYFALGSLVGGLAGPAGTDNAAHLGGLATGLVAGLLSTLKHR, from the coding sequence ATGGAAATCCCGGCTCCCGAATCTCCTTTTGCGCACAAAACCGACGCCGAGCTGCTGCACCTGGCCCGGCAGGCCGCCCGGTACCCGGCCGTGGGCGCGGCGGCAGTGCAGGAGCTGCAGCGCCGCGGCCTGATTCCGGCCGAGCTGCCGGCTGCCGCAGCCGGACCGCCGCCAGCCTCACCGGTAGCGGAGCCCGAGGGCAGCACGCTGCGGCAGGCCGCCCGGCTGGTGCAGGCCGTTTTCCGGCCCCGCCGGGGGTATTTCGTTACCCCGCTGCTGCTGCTGGCCAACCTGCTGGCGTATGGCGCCATGGGCGTTCTGGGTGGCGTAAATCTATTGGCACCTGCCGGCTCCGACCTCATTGCCTGGGGCTCCAATTTCTCGGGGCTGGTGGTGGCCGAGCCCTGGCGGCTGCTCAGCGGCACTTTTCTGCACGGCGGGCCGGCCCATCTTTTCCTCAACCTGAGCGCCTTGCTGCTGCTGGGCCTGATGGCCGAGGCCAAAGCCGAGAGCCTCCGGTGGCTGCTGGTGTATCTGCTGAGTGGCGTGGGCGGCAGCCTGGCTAGCTTGTGGTGGCACAGCCAGGGTGTTAACTCCGTGGGGGCTTCGGGCGCCATTTTTGGGCTGTATGGGCTAGTGCTGGCGCTGCTGCTGGGGCGCGGGGCCGCGCTTAGCCGCCAGGAGCGAGCCGGCCTGCTGGGGTTGCTGCTGTACTTCGCGCTGGGCAGCCTGGTGGGGGGCCTGGCCGGCCCAGCCGGCACCGACAACGCGGCCCACCTCGGGGGGCTGGCTACCGGCCTGGTCGCGGGCTTGCTGAGCACGCTGAAGCACCGCTAG